Proteins encoded in a region of the Trypanosoma brucei gambiense DAL972 chromosome 6, complete sequence genome:
- a CDS encoding ribosomal RNA processing protein 45, which yields MQYQRAALVIASPALTQREVEFTKSAWLAGLRPDQRTAQQMREVSVEFPLLSRDVVVVRCGGSVVTAAIATALVEPTPQRPKHGLLHFSVRRLHTERDSPAADGSTQKNLVAFLERLVRTGGVIDTAGLCVLPGQKVWSLTVDVTIMNDEGNCNDAAVWAVIALLMHHRRPELTVRGSSVIVHPPHEREPVPLSVQHTPLPFTFAITMAPTEREKALNHQRALSATGSSSGPQPSSGVGNSIDTASAFAIDGTSPQPLGVVVDPTTAESLAAASSIVVAINAEGQVCTVVKAEGCSIHLKDLNACIEAAGTLAPRVLDLIKVAMEAHDERRKTAMKGQFAWAQKRSGVGKVEQTCVKKIKTET from the coding sequence ATGCAGTACCAACGAGCAGCGTTAGTCATCGCCAGCCCCGCACTCACTCAGCGAGAAGTTGAGTTTACGAAATCCGCTTGGCTCGCGGGTCTGCGCCCCGATCAGCGCACCGCTCAACAGATGCGGGAAGTTTCGGTTGAGTTTCCGCTGCTCTCACGTGATGTTGTAGTTGTCCGTTGTGGCGGCTCCGTAGTTACGGCCGCTATCGCAACTGCACTTGTGGAGCCCACGCCGCAGCGGCCCAAACATGGTCTTTTACACTTCTCCGTTCGGCGACTTCACACGGAGAGGGACAGTCCCGCAGCAGACGGTTCAACTCAAAAAAATTTAGTCGCGTTTCTCGAGCGCCTAGTACGGACGGGAGGTGTCATTGACACAGCGGGTCTCTGCGTTCTTCCCGGCCAGAAAGTCTGGAGCCTTACAGTTGATGTCACGATCATGAATGATGAAGGGAACTGCAATGATGCAGCCGTGTGGGCTGTTATCGCTTTACTCATGCATCACCGGCGTCCGGAGCTCACCGTACGAGGAAGTTCTGTCATTGTGCACCCACCACACGAGCGGGAGCCAGTCCCGCTGTCCGTGCAACACACGCCGTTGCCATTCACTTTTGCCATTACGATGGCTCCAACTGAACGCGAAAAGGCGCTCAATCACCAGCGTGCGCTTTCCGCAACGGGATCGTCATCTGGTCCCCAACCTTCTTCTGGAGTTGGGAATTCCATCGATACTGCAAGTGCATTTGCTATTGATGGGACTTCCCCGCAGCCGCTGGGTGTTGTAGTCGATCCCACAACAGCGGAATCCCTCGCGGCGGCATCGTCAATTGTTGTTGCCATCAACGCAGAGGGTCAAGTCTGCACTGTAGTGAAGGCTGAGGGTTGTAGTATTCATCTGAAGGATCTTAATGCATGCATCGAGGCGGCAGGTACTCTTGCTCCCAGGGTTCTCGATTTGATAAAAGTGGCGATGGAGGCACATGATGAGCGGCGAAAGACCGCCATGAAGGGTCAGTTCGCATGGGCACAAAAGCGTAGCGGTGTGGGAAAGGTCGAACAGACGTGTGTGAAGAagataaaaacagaaacgtgA
- a CDS encoding serine/threonine protein phosphatase, putative gives MTSSTLLEKLSSLKLSEGARVGGRTFRQGVMSPGTIANVTTTATTNINNTNVASAFASLMEKRQPTGSPAENEGPLRGLIIGSDGSGNNNNNSSSNNNNNNNNNNNNNSRSMKHSSNNSSTNSGNDKPIETQAPHRSGVEGSAGKAARKLRSSPRTHQLPDEMREKTSHISAVPRSVALALASASVGVTEQPSVTVEQLMRAAPSANVSSVTSPPRCVPTLPVEPMVVVDREGGPDAVRLATLVSGDPSNPKLIDPIDNVNAHKPIIRTVPPCDYRYIIVGDVHGCPEQLEELLLKVEFQQGKDCLIHVGDLVNKGPDSLAVVQLVQAKGAIGVLGNHDFTLLNCIARVKGKALSQQEEVDPVMRLASTFPQGCEDYIRSLPHILRIPQYNVIVVHAGLNVENSLEKQNVHEIMHLRRLERYTESSNNNNNNCGGKQQRNEKQRLRAVVKGSRGQPWGELWTGPECVVFGHDARAGLQELPFAYGIDTGCVYGGQLTAVVYGRDSPKGKLVSVTGLPKDANERRGLPPPAADVYEKYAEELERLILRPTPRATPAIIGYMQKPTFLSAPPPGSPAASTGSVINNSLRPDSCCSLPAASPSLSARATVRSSGVEQETLLSLLRAGEIRAVMTLMRLPAYESMWLNLLCSEVEGCTESFWIPFVKGVLDGLLNTRQNGEGDDYVEDLLQLVLEACDEFCSVREMAIPQLRKLQQRAEGGDFALPKATVKMLKLTVSPQNA, from the coding sequence atgactTCAAGCACTTTACTGGAAAAGTTAAGCTCGCTCAAGTTGAGTGAAGGCGCTCGGGTGGGTGGAAGGACGTTTCGTCAAGGAGTTATGTCCCCCGGCACTATTGCTAATGtgaccaccaccgccaccaccaacatcaacaacacgaACGTGGCCTCAGCCTTTGCATCCCTCATGGAGAAGCGGCAACCAACAGGGTCACCggcagaaaatgaaggaccGTTGCGAGGCCTCATTATTGGCTCTGACGGTagtggaaacaacaacaacaacagcagcagcaacaataacaataataataacaataataacaataacaatagtcGCAGTATGAAGCACAGCAGTAACAACAGTAGCACCAACAGCGGTAACGACAAACCAATTGAGACTCAAGCACCTCACCGTAGCGGTGTGGAAGGAAGCGCTGGTAAGGCGGCGCGAAAACTCCGGTCCTCGCCGAGAACACACCAACTGCCTGATGAAATGCGAGAAAAGACGTCTCACATCTCCGCCGTCCCGCGGTCCGTAGCTTTAGCGTTAGCGAGTGCCTCCGTTGGGGTTACTGAGCAGCCTTCAGTTACTGTAGAGCAGTTGATGCGTGCAGCCCCTTCAGCAAATGTTTCTTCTGTCACTTCTCCTCCCCGTTGCGTGCCGACTCTTCCAGTGGAGCCGATGGTTGTGGTTGATCGTGAAGGGGGACCCGATGCGGTTCGACTTGCCACGCTTGTCTCCGGTGATCCCTCAAACCCTAAGCTTATTGACCCAATTGATAATGTCAACGCTCACAAACCCATCATCCGCACCGTCCCCCCGTGTGATTATCGCTACATTATTGTGGGTGACGTCCACGGCTGCCCTGAGCAATTGGAAGAACTGTTGTTGAAAGTTGAGTTTCAGCAGGGAAAAGACTGCCTCATCCACGTGGGGGATCTGGTGAACAAGGGACCCGACTCCCTTGCCGTCGTGCAGCTTGTGCAGGCAAAGGGGGCTATTGGCGTATTGGGCAATCATGATTTTACACTGTTAAATTGCATTGCGCGTGTTAAAGGTAAGGCCCTTTCTCAGCAAGAGGAAGTGGATCCTGTAATGCGACTCGCAAGCACGTTCCCACAGGGTTGTGAGGACTATATTCGATCGTTACCACACATCTTGCGGATTCCGCAATATAATGTTATAGTTGTACACGCCGGTCTAAACGTTGAAAACTCCCTCGAGAAACAAAATGTGCATGAAATTATGCACCTAAGACGGTTAGAACGGTACACTgagagtagtaataataataacaacaattgTGGCGGTAAACAGCAGCGCAACGAGAAGCAAAGGTTGCGAGCAGTCGTAAAGGGTTCCAGGGGTCAGCCTTGGGGCGAGTTATGGACGGGACCGGAGTGTGTTGTCTTCGGTCATGATGCCCGTGCAGGGTTGCAGGAACTTCCCTTCGCATATGGCATTGACACAGGATGCGTTTACGGTGGACAGCTGACAGCTGTTGTGTACGGTCGCGATAGCCCGAAGGGTAAGTTGGTGTCGGTGACTGGTTTGCCTAAAGACGCGAATGAGCGTCGTGGCCTTCCGCCGCCCGCTGCCGATGTGTATGAAAAGTACGCTGAAGAACTGGAGCGTCTTATTTTACGGCCGACGCCACGCGCCACACCCGCGATTATTGGCTATATGCAAAAGCCAACATTCCTCTCCGCCCCTCCTCCAGGCTCCCCGGCTGCGTCGACTGGAAGTGTAATTAATAACTCGCTGCGCCCTGATAGTTGCTGTTCACTTCCAGCAGCttctccttcactttccgCGCGGGCAACCGTCCGCAGCAGTGGAGTGGAGCAGGAAACACTACTATCCTTGTTGAGGGCGGGGGAAATTCGTGCTGTAATGACCCTCATGAGGCTCCCAGCATATGAGTCGATGTGGTTAAATTTGTTGTGTAGCGAAGTAGAGGGCTGCACCGAAAGTTTTTGGATACCATTTGTAAAAGGTGTGCTTGATGGGTTGTTGAATACACGGCAGAATGGCGAAGGAGATGACTACGTGGAGGACTTGTTACAACTAGTGCTTGAAGCTTGTGACGAGTTTTGTAGCGTGCGAGAAATGGCCATTCCACAGCTCCGGAAACTGCAGCAGCGTGCTGAGGGAGGCGATTTTGCCCTTCCCAAGGCCACAGTGAAGATGCTAAAACTCACCGTGAGTCCCCAAAATGCCTAA